In Nothobranchius furzeri strain GRZ-AD chromosome 19, NfurGRZ-RIMD1, whole genome shotgun sequence, the following are encoded in one genomic region:
- the otud6b gene encoding deubiquitinase OTUD6B, protein MEGEAPEELLMKQHRKEKKDLQAKIQSMKNAVPKNDKKRRKQLTEEIGKLEADLNRKHEEEIRQLRSTADSKVEEVANGVETMKVEGGGEEEVKQPRVTKAQKRRDKKSAQEKERESRIAEAEVENLQGMRHQEGLKLAQKLAQKKLQIKEISSDGHCMYRAIEDQRARHAQSGLSMTVKELRSRTAEHMRENVDDFLPFLTNPDTGDVLTADEFEKYCSDVEHTAAWGGQLELRALTQVLHSPIEVIQSDSPTIRIGEEFDGELITLIYMRHAFGLGEHYDSVEPLKDPTSSEDG, encoded by the exons ATGGAGGGGGAGGCACCGGAGGAGCTCCTGATGAAGCAGCACCGCAAAGAGAAGAAGGACCTCCAAG cTAAAATCCAGAGTATGAAGAATGCGGTGCCCAAAAACGACAAGAAGAGAAGGAAGCAGCTGACCGAGGAGATCGGGAAACTGGAAGCCGACCTGAATCGGAAACACGAGGAGGAAATCAGGCAGCTCAGATCTACAGCTGACTCGAAG GTGGAGGAGGTGGCAAACGGGGTGGAGACCATGAAGGTGGAAGGTGGAGGAGAGGAAGAGGTGAAGCAGCCGCGAGTCACTAAAGCTCAGAAACGGAGG GACAAGAAGTCTGCCCAGGAGAAGGAACGCGAGAGCAGGATAGCAGAGGCAGAGGTGGAGAACCTGCAGGGCATGAGGCACCAGGAGGGATTGAAACTGGCTCAAAAATTGGCCCAAAAAAAGCTTCAGATCAAGGAGATTTCCTCCGACGGTCACTGCATGTACCGCGCCATCGAAGATCAGCGGGCTCGCCACGCTCAG TCAGGATTGAGCATGACGGTGAAGGAGCTCCGTTCCAGAACAGCTGAGCATATGAGGGAGAATGTCGACGACTTCCTGCCGTTCCTCACTAATCCCGACACCGGTGACGTGCTTACAGCAG ATGAGTTTGAGAAGTACTGCAGTGACGTGGAGCACACCGCTGCTtggggtgggcagctggag CTTCGAGCTCTGACCCAGGTTCTACACTCACCAATAGAAGTGATCCAGTCTGACTCCCCGACTATAAGGATCGGGGAAGAATTTGACGGAGAACTCATCACTCTGAT ATATATGCGTCATGCCTTCGGTCTCGGGGAGCACTACGACAGCGTGGAGCCGCTGAAGGATCCGACCAGCTCGGAGGACGGCTGA